One Mycolicibacterium sarraceniae genomic window carries:
- a CDS encoding DUF6779 domain-containing protein: protein MTVLSRGAKNRRGGRRPGWLLLTVLLVLAIAASCALVFTNRPELLKLAVILSVWAAVIGAFVSVMYRRQSDIDAARARDLKLVYDLQLDREISARREYELSVESHLRRELASELRAQATDEVAALRTELAALRANLEILFDADLGDRPALEGDRAGDWTRDTPTLPPVPGRVESSRITPVRPEDTGSRPVTAENPIIDVPEEPLVPAQPYAPPPSPSRPRRRRRRAEPEPAFGGSHRRPSENGEQPAERPITPPHPEPQSDVAAAAAALAVEKPPAREGFEWPPVGTSAAAEESAGAAAEETARGRHWIPPQEAPVAELQPQPEPVGPRSRHSVERPGYGQPETEAPQPPARHRGAAEEQEPPRRRARENEQTGGRSVADLLARLQANGNAEGGGRRRRRED from the coding sequence ATGACCGTTCTGTCCCGCGGTGCCAAGAATCGGCGCGGCGGCCGCAGGCCGGGTTGGCTGCTCTTGACGGTGTTGCTGGTCCTCGCCATTGCGGCCAGTTGTGCATTGGTGTTCACCAACCGTCCTGAGCTGCTCAAGCTGGCGGTCATTCTGTCTGTTTGGGCTGCCGTGATCGGGGCGTTCGTCTCGGTCATGTACCGCAGGCAAAGCGATATCGACGCCGCCCGTGCCCGCGACCTCAAACTGGTCTACGACCTGCAGCTCGATCGCGAGATCTCGGCTCGGCGCGAGTACGAGCTCAGCGTCGAATCCCATCTGCGCCGCGAGCTGGCATCCGAGCTGCGGGCGCAGGCCACCGACGAGGTGGCTGCGTTGCGCACGGAGTTGGCTGCCCTGCGCGCCAACCTGGAGATCCTGTTCGACGCCGACCTGGGCGACCGGCCGGCCCTGGAAGGTGACCGGGCCGGCGACTGGACCCGTGATACGCCGACCTTGCCGCCGGTCCCCGGGCGCGTCGAGAGCAGCCGGATCACCCCCGTGCGCCCCGAGGACACCGGCAGCCGCCCCGTGACCGCCGAGAACCCGATCATCGACGTCCCCGAGGAACCGCTGGTCCCGGCGCAGCCGTATGCCCCGCCGCCTTCGCCGTCCCGGCCGCGCCGCCGCCGCCGCCGCGCCGAGCCAGAACCCGCGTTCGGCGGATCGCATCGAAGGCCGTCGGAGAACGGTGAGCAGCCTGCTGAACGGCCAATCACGCCGCCTCATCCGGAACCACAATCCGATGTCGCGGCCGCCGCCGCAGCGTTGGCGGTAGAGAAACCCCCCGCCCGCGAGGGGTTTGAATGGCCGCCGGTGGGCACCTCGGCTGCTGCTGAGGAATCGGCGGGGGCTGCGGCCGAGGAAACGGCGCGCGGCAGGCACTGGATCCCGCCGCAGGAGGCACCCGTGGCCGAGTTGCAGCCCCAACCCGAGCCGGTCGGCCCGCGGTCCCGCCATTCGGTGGAGCGTCCCGGGTATGGCCAGCCGGAGACGGAGGCGCCGCAACCGCCCGCCCGCCACCGCGGTGCGGCCGAGGAGCAGGAGCCGCCGCGGCGTCGGGCCCGCGAGAACGAGCAGACCGGTGGCCGGTCGGTCGCTGACCTGCTGGCCCGGCTGCAAGCCAACGGCAACGCCGAGGGCGGCGGCCGCAGACGCCGGCGTGAGGACTGA
- a CDS encoding DUF3180 domain-containing protein, producing MGPTRRRDLAAAVVGAAILTWLLMRVLYHYFPPITMWTGLSLLAVATIEAGWAVSVRAKIGDGRIGVGAGRLHPLTVARSVVVAKASAWVGALMLGWWLGVGVYLLFRRSEKVAASFIPGAAVAALSALALVVAAMWLQHCCKSPGDPTDDPDGAPE from the coding sequence ATGGGGCCGACCCGCAGACGTGACCTGGCCGCGGCTGTCGTCGGCGCCGCGATCCTGACCTGGCTGCTGATGCGCGTCCTGTATCACTACTTCCCCCCGATCACGATGTGGACCGGCCTGTCGCTGCTGGCCGTCGCCACGATCGAGGCCGGTTGGGCGGTGTCGGTGCGGGCCAAGATCGGTGACGGACGGATCGGCGTCGGTGCCGGCCGGCTGCACCCGCTGACGGTGGCGCGCAGCGTGGTCGTGGCCAAGGCCTCGGCGTGGGTCGGGGCGTTGATGCTCGGCTGGTGGTTGGGCGTGGGCGTTTACCTGTTGTTCCGGCGCTCCGAGAAGGTGGCGGCGAGCTTCATCCCAGGCGCGGCGGTGGCCGCCTTGAGTGCCCTGGCCCTGGTTGTCGCGGCGATGTGGCTGCAGCACTGCTGCAAGTCGCCCGGCGATCCGACTGACGATCCCGACGGTGCTCCGGAGTAG